Sequence from the Guyparkeria hydrothermalis genome:
CCTACTTCCGCCAGCGCCCGCGCGGTTCTCGGCTGGCGGCGATCACCTCCACCCAGAGCGCGCCGATCGAGTCGCGCCAGGCGCTGGAGGCCCGCTTCGAGGAAATGTCCGAGCGCTACCCGGAGGGCGACGTGCCGCGCAATCCCGCCTGGGGTGGCTACCGCATCGTGCCGCGCGAGTGGGAGTTCTGGCAGGGCCGGCCGTCGCGGCTGCACGACCGCTTCGCCTATGTGCGGGATGGCGACAACTGGATCATCGAGCGGCTGATGCCATGACGGACGCCGCCCTCGAACGCGTGCAGATGGAGCCAGCCTGGCGCGACGCGCTCGCCCCCGTGCTGCTCGATCAGCCCATGCAGCAGCTGCGCGAGCGGCTACTCGAACAGGGCAAAAGCGGCACGGTGATTCATCCCAAGCCCGACGAGTGGTTTCGCGCCTTCAACCACACCCCACTCGACCAGGTGCGGGTGGTGATCCTCGGCCAGGATCCGTATCCCACGCCGGGGCACGCCAACGGCCTGTGCTTCTCGGTGCGCCCGGACGTTCGCCCGCTGCCGAAATCCCTGCTGAACATCTTCAAGGAGCTCGAGAGCGATCTCGGCATCCAGAACCGCAACGGCGATCTCACTCCCTGGGCCGACCAGGGTGTGCTGCTGCTCAATGCCGTGCTCACGGTCGCCTCCGGCCAGCCGGCCTCGCACCAGGGCATGGGCTGGGAGGCGCTGACCGATCACGCCATCCGCGTGCTCGCCGAGCAGCCGCGGCCGATCGTGTTCGTCTTCTGGGGCGCGCAGGCGCAGAAGAAGGCCGCGCACGTCCATCGCCCCGAGCATCTCGTCATCAAGAGCCCGCACCCATCGCCGCTGTCCGCCTATCGCGGCTTTTTCGGCTCCAAACCGTTCTCGCGCATCAACGCGTTTCTCGAGTCCCACGACCTTGCCCCGATCGACTGGCGTACCGGCTGAACGCTCCCCTCGCGGGGTCAGGTGGCGGGTTGCGGCAGGCGGCCGTCGATCAGGAAAGTCGCGGCGGGAAACCGTTCGATCCGCCGGCTGGCGGGATGCAGGAAGGTCACCTGTTCGTCGCCCACCTCGCACAGCCACTGCTCCTGCCCGGTCGGGGCACGGGAGGAAAGCGCCGTCGGTTCGAACAGGCCGACATTGATGCCGCCCTGCGGGTCGCGTGCCGAGTGAAACTCGAACGCCAGCACGACGGCCTCCCGCATGGCGCTGCCCAGCGCCTGGGTGGGGGCGTAGTCGGCGGGATCGGTCAGGATCGCGCGTTTCTCGTTGCAGGGTGACCGATGCAGCCGCAGGCCCCGGCGGGCGCGGTAGTTCGCTCGGAACAGGGTGTGGCGGCTGCGGATCGGTGCGGCGGGCGGGGTCTCCATGCCGGAGCGGAAGACCAGCCGGTAATAGGCAGCCTCGGCAAGGGTGGCTTCGGCCGACAGCGAGCCGTAGAGAATGGACGGCTCGTATCGGTGCCCGAAGCGCGAGCCGTGGCGCAGCGGCGGGTAGCGGAACGGCGTCATCAACAGGTAGTGCAGTCCCTCGCTGCCCGGCCGGGGTGGCGGCTTCGCCGTATCCAGCATGTCCTCGAGCAGGCCCTGTTCCTCGAGGGTATCCACCAGGCCGGTCGTCGCCACCTGCTCCTGGCTCTCGACGATGCGCGTCA
This genomic interval carries:
- a CDS encoding uracil-DNA glycosylase, whose translation is MTDAALERVQMEPAWRDALAPVLLDQPMQQLRERLLEQGKSGTVIHPKPDEWFRAFNHTPLDQVRVVILGQDPYPTPGHANGLCFSVRPDVRPLPKSLLNIFKELESDLGIQNRNGDLTPWADQGVLLLNAVLTVASGQPASHQGMGWEALTDHAIRVLAEQPRPIVFVFWGAQAQKKAAHVHRPEHLVIKSPHPSPLSAYRGFFGSKPFSRINAFLESHDLAPIDWRTG
- a CDS encoding RES family NAD+ phosphorylase, which translates into the protein MEPVDGTLTRIVESQEQVATTGLVDTLEEQGLLEDMLDTAKPPPRPGSEGLHYLLMTPFRYPPLRHGSRFGHRYEPSILYGSLSAEATLAEAAYYRLVFRSGMETPPAAPIRSRHTLFRANYRARRGLRLHRSPCNEKRAILTDPADYAPTQALGSAMREAVVLAFEFHSARDPQGGINVGLFEPTALSSRAPTGQEQWLCEVGDEQVTFLHPASRRIERFPAATFLIDGRLPQPAT